From one Paeniglutamicibacter psychrophenolicus genomic stretch:
- a CDS encoding ABC transporter permease: MLVRIAGNLARFVLSLLAATLAVFALMRVLPGDPAAIAAGENATPEVVAGLAKQFGTDRPLPVQYWDWFSGLWRGDFGVSYVTRTDISPLVADKAQVSLILVTLAMVLALAIAVPAGTIAAVWHNKPSGAVISAASQLGIAIPGFLLGIVLVSFFALRLGWLPANGWVAPGDDFAGFLARLVLPVIALAGVQSAILVRYVRSAVLEVMHEDYLRTARAKGLSPLGALVRHGLRNAAIPVLTVTSVQFSALIIGAVVIERVFVIPGLGSMLLSAVGNRDLLTVQSVVMVLVAITLVVNLLVDVLYTIVDPRIRAAAQGER, translated from the coding sequence ATGCTGGTGCGCATTGCGGGGAACCTCGCACGCTTCGTGCTGTCCCTGCTGGCGGCCACCCTGGCGGTCTTCGCGCTGATGCGCGTGCTGCCCGGGGACCCGGCGGCCATCGCCGCCGGGGAAAACGCGACCCCCGAGGTGGTGGCGGGCCTGGCGAAGCAATTCGGCACCGACAGGCCGCTTCCGGTGCAGTACTGGGACTGGTTTTCCGGGCTCTGGCGCGGGGACTTCGGGGTCTCCTATGTGACCCGGACCGACATCTCGCCGCTGGTGGCGGACAAGGCGCAGGTCTCGCTGATCCTGGTGACCCTGGCCATGGTGCTCGCGCTGGCGATCGCGGTCCCGGCCGGGACCATTGCCGCGGTGTGGCACAACAAGCCCTCCGGCGCGGTGATCTCCGCGGCCAGCCAGCTGGGCATCGCGATCCCCGGCTTCCTGCTGGGCATCGTGCTGGTCTCCTTCTTTGCGCTGCGCCTGGGCTGGCTGCCGGCCAACGGCTGGGTGGCCCCCGGGGACGACTTCGCCGGATTCCTGGCCCGGCTGGTGCTGCCGGTCATTGCGCTGGCCGGGGTGCAGTCCGCGATCCTGGTGCGCTACGTGCGCTCCGCGGTGCTGGAGGTCATGCACGAGGACTACCTGCGCACCGCCCGGGCCAAGGGCCTGTCCCCGCTGGGGGCGCTGGTGCGGCACGGGCTGCGCAACGCCGCGATCCCGGTGCTGACGGTGACTTCCGTGCAGTTTTCCGCGCTGATCATCGGCGCGGTGGTCATCGAGCGGGTCTTCGTGATCCCGGGACTTGGCTCGATGCTGCTTTCCGCGGTGGGAAACCGGGACCTGCTCACCGTCCAGTCGGTGGTGATGGTGCTGGTGGCCATCACCCTGGTCGTCAACCTGCTGGTGGACGTGCTGTACACCATCGTTGACCCGCGCATCCGCGCAGCCGCCCAGGGAGAGAGATGA
- a CDS encoding ABC transporter substrate-binding protein: MQAILTARRGRRGARLAAVLAALLMLAACSAGSTGGAPADKDKLVVALTGEPVNLDFTTTAGAAIPQAMMANVYEGLVTLDQTGAIRPLLATKWETSNMNKSYTFTLVEGATFSNGAAFDAEDVKFSIERVKSSAWLNGLKSKMDDVQDVVVNSPTSVTVNLARPSQAWLYSMTTLVGAMFDPSGVDDLANNPVGTGPYKLASWARGESINLVARPDYWGAAPGIKDVSLRYFADAIATTNALSSGDVDVIYNMQAPELLSSFESNPAYQVLEGTSNGEVILSMNNKAKPFNDKRVRQAVLYAIDRKAVRDTAWNGLGTLVGGPVPPTDPYYEDLNDRYPFDPAKARALLKDAGAQDLKITFTVPTRPYATAVSEIVQSQLRDVGIDAKIASAEFPAVWLDQVFTRHDYQMSVILAVEARDLLTMFNNPNYYIGYDNSKIKDEAAAADASDEANYVEGMKNVVRTIVDDAPVDTLFIFPNISVAKAGISGLGANSVTEALNLAPIAWS; the protein is encoded by the coding sequence ATGCAGGCAATCTTGACGGCCCGACGTGGCAGGCGGGGCGCACGGCTCGCCGCCGTGCTTGCTGCGCTGCTGATGCTGGCGGCCTGCAGCGCTGGATCCACCGGCGGGGCACCGGCGGACAAGGACAAGCTCGTGGTCGCGCTGACCGGCGAGCCGGTGAACCTGGACTTCACCACCACTGCCGGGGCAGCGATCCCGCAGGCCATGATGGCCAACGTGTATGAGGGCCTGGTGACCCTGGACCAGACCGGCGCGATCCGCCCGCTGCTGGCCACGAAGTGGGAAACCAGCAACATGAACAAGTCCTACACCTTCACCCTGGTCGAGGGCGCGACGTTCTCCAACGGGGCGGCCTTCGACGCCGAGGACGTGAAGTTCTCCATCGAACGGGTCAAGTCCTCGGCGTGGCTCAACGGGCTCAAGTCCAAGATGGACGATGTCCAGGACGTGGTGGTCAACTCGCCGACCTCGGTCACGGTGAACCTTGCCCGTCCCTCGCAGGCCTGGCTGTACTCGATGACCACGCTGGTCGGGGCCATGTTCGACCCCTCGGGCGTGGACGACCTGGCCAACAACCCGGTGGGCACCGGACCCTACAAGCTTGCCTCCTGGGCGCGCGGGGAATCGATCAACCTGGTCGCCCGCCCCGACTACTGGGGCGCGGCACCTGGCATCAAGGACGTGTCCCTGCGCTACTTCGCCGACGCCATCGCGACGACCAACGCGCTGTCCTCCGGGGACGTGGATGTCATCTACAACATGCAGGCCCCCGAGCTGCTTTCCTCCTTCGAGTCCAACCCCGCCTACCAGGTGCTCGAGGGCACCTCCAACGGCGAGGTCATCCTCTCGATGAACAACAAGGCCAAGCCCTTCAACGACAAGCGGGTGCGCCAGGCGGTGCTCTACGCCATCGACCGCAAGGCCGTGCGCGACACCGCCTGGAACGGGCTGGGCACCCTGGTCGGCGGGCCGGTGCCGCCCACCGACCCGTACTACGAGGACCTCAACGACCGCTACCCCTTCGACCCGGCCAAGGCCAGGGCCCTGCTGAAGGACGCCGGGGCCCAGGACCTGAAGATCACCTTCACGGTGCCCACCCGCCCGTACGCCACGGCGGTCTCGGAGATCGTCCAGTCGCAGCTGCGCGACGTGGGCATCGATGCGAAGATCGCCTCCGCCGAGTTCCCGGCCGTGTGGCTGGATCAGGTCTTCACGCGCCACGACTACCAGATGTCGGTGATCCTGGCCGTGGAGGCCCGCGACCTGCTGACCATGTTCAACAACCCCAACTACTACATCGGCTACGACAACTCCAAGATCAAGGACGAGGCCGCCGCGGCGGATGCGAGCGACGAGGCGAACTACGTCGAGGGCATGAAGAACGTGGTGCGCACCATCGTGGACGATGCACCGGTGGACACGCTGTTCATCTTCCCGAACATCTCGGTGGCCAAGGCGGGGATCAGCGGGCTGGGGGCCAACTCGGTCACCGAGGCGCTGAACCTCGCGCCAATCGCCTGGTCCTAG
- a CDS encoding DinB family protein, translating into MSEQIMPDTKDWTLVLNETCNECGIDVRALSTAQVAALVREASGRFAEVLGSPGAGTRPSPMVWSAHEYVAHVAQMYRVMTERLALIVEKDAPLFANWDQDAAAVANDYASIPALEVARMLEEASLAFAGALEALTDAQLPRMGTRSNGAVFTTATLAQYAWHDAAHHLHHDLGVARN; encoded by the coding sequence ATGAGCGAACAAATCATGCCCGACACCAAGGACTGGACCCTGGTGCTGAACGAAACCTGCAACGAGTGCGGGATCGATGTGCGGGCGCTGAGCACCGCGCAGGTCGCCGCCTTGGTGCGCGAGGCCTCCGGGCGCTTTGCCGAGGTGCTGGGCTCCCCCGGCGCGGGCACCCGGCCCTCGCCGATGGTGTGGAGCGCGCACGAATACGTGGCCCACGTGGCCCAGATGTACCGGGTGATGACCGAGCGCCTGGCGCTGATCGTCGAGAAGGACGCCCCGTTGTTTGCGAACTGGGACCAGGATGCGGCGGCCGTCGCGAACGACTACGCCTCGATCCCGGCCCTCGAGGTCGCCCGGATGCTCGAGGAAGCCTCGCTGGCCTTCGCCGGGGCGTTGGAGGCGCTGACCGATGCACAGCTCCCGCGGATGGGCACCCGGTCCAACGGCGCGGTGTTCACCACCGCCACGCTGGCCCAGTACGCCTGGCACGACGCGGCCCACCACCTGCACCACGATCTGGGCGTGGCCCGCAACTAG
- a CDS encoding DUF6350 family protein — translation MSEKKKQPPAAAALNAARQRLSTGWPMPLFLQGAFEFLQAALFSAFLVVIPWFAVWFSGGFADRSIESVLKMGGQIWLLIHAVPLHLLQVGTGADPSQGSGLLDFTPLGLTLIPFFLCWRAGRRIARASYTDSLWQGILGALGVYLLCGLFTGFLVNNEEASVSLLAATLIPAIPAGAGVVIGARREAGSWGRLIGFDAAAWISKTSQHSRWAGSYVWAVLCGGTLAYMFTFALSSLLLAINLGVHWVDVSNVYQQLRPGAIGSAVLTLGQLGIMPNLALWTLAWITGGGFTLGVGSTLSTLETTVGPLPAVPVLAALPSGDLAYAWAFMGLPVLAGMLAGWYFLRVGENHLDDWVSKRIRSRWASLGLSTVALGVFVGAFAGALSLVGSWLAGGSLGIGRFTEVGPDVLMTALLLAAEVALGTAIGYLISPLLEHDPVLDG, via the coding sequence ATGAGTGAGAAGAAAAAGCAGCCGCCCGCCGCGGCGGCATTGAACGCGGCACGCCAACGGCTGAGCACCGGCTGGCCCATGCCGTTGTTCCTGCAAGGTGCCTTCGAGTTCCTGCAGGCCGCCCTGTTCTCGGCCTTCCTCGTGGTCATCCCGTGGTTCGCCGTGTGGTTCAGCGGCGGCTTCGCTGACCGCAGCATCGAATCGGTGCTGAAGATGGGCGGACAGATCTGGCTGCTGATCCACGCGGTCCCGCTGCACCTGCTGCAGGTGGGCACCGGCGCCGACCCCTCCCAGGGCTCCGGGCTGCTGGATTTCACCCCGCTGGGTCTCACGCTGATCCCGTTCTTCCTGTGCTGGCGCGCCGGGCGGCGCATCGCGCGGGCCTCCTACACCGACTCGTTGTGGCAGGGCATCCTCGGGGCGCTGGGCGTCTACCTGCTCTGCGGGCTGTTCACCGGGTTCCTGGTGAACAACGAGGAAGCCTCGGTTTCGCTGTTGGCCGCCACCCTCATCCCCGCCATCCCTGCAGGCGCTGGGGTGGTCATCGGCGCCCGCCGCGAGGCCGGATCCTGGGGCCGGCTGATCGGCTTCGACGCCGCGGCCTGGATCTCCAAGACCTCGCAGCACTCGCGCTGGGCCGGGTCCTATGTGTGGGCGGTGCTGTGCGGCGGCACCCTGGCCTACATGTTCACCTTTGCGCTGTCCTCGCTGCTGCTGGCCATCAACCTGGGTGTGCACTGGGTCGATGTCTCCAACGTCTACCAGCAGCTGCGCCCCGGGGCCATCGGCTCGGCCGTGCTGACCCTGGGCCAGCTGGGGATCATGCCCAACCTGGCGCTGTGGACCCTGGCCTGGATCACCGGCGGCGGCTTCACCCTGGGGGTGGGCAGCACGCTGTCCACGCTGGAAACCACCGTCGGCCCGCTGCCGGCGGTCCCGGTTCTCGCGGCGCTGCCCTCCGGGGACCTGGCTTACGCCTGGGCGTTCATGGGCCTGCCGGTGCTGGCCGGGATGTTGGCCGGCTGGTACTTCCTGCGGGTGGGGGAGAACCACCTGGACGACTGGGTCTCCAAGCGCATCCGCTCCCGCTGGGCCTCCCTGGGCCTGTCAACCGTGGCCCTGGGCGTGTTCGTCGGCGCCTTCGCCGGGGCGCTGTCGCTGGTGGGTTCCTGGCTGGCCGGCGGCTCGCTTGGCATCGGGCGGTTCACCGAGGTGGGGCCGGATGTCCTGATGACCGCGCTGCTGCTGGCCGCCGAGGTCGCCCTGGGCACCGCCATTGGATACCTCATCTCCCCGCTGCTGGAGCACGACCCGGTGCTCGACGGCTAG
- a CDS encoding sulfite exporter TauE/SafE family protein, whose protein sequence is MELPLILLVLGMVVLGAIAQRVAGLGFAMLISPFLVLALGAHQGVFLVNICGVVSSAIIVPRVWKDIDWSMFRWLCSFSVVGSVAGALLAGGLPQAPLSIVVGATVLAALLLSLILVRANVTVAGQVPKAGAGFLSGLTNALAGVGGPAVSAYAVLARWPQRPFAATLQPFFVVTGAVTVAMKFITTPDQLPPLPGWAWIAVAVFIGAGVLIGEQVQRVVTDRHARFFVLCFAFFGAVTALVSGLRAL, encoded by the coding sequence ATGGAACTTCCCCTCATCTTGCTCGTGCTTGGCATGGTTGTGCTCGGTGCCATCGCCCAGCGCGTGGCGGGACTCGGTTTCGCGATGCTCATCTCCCCGTTCCTGGTCCTCGCCCTGGGCGCGCACCAGGGGGTGTTCCTGGTGAACATCTGCGGAGTGGTCTCCTCGGCGATCATCGTCCCCCGGGTCTGGAAGGACATCGACTGGTCGATGTTCCGCTGGCTGTGCTCCTTCAGCGTCGTCGGATCGGTGGCCGGCGCACTGCTGGCCGGGGGCCTGCCCCAGGCCCCGCTGTCGATCGTGGTCGGCGCCACGGTGCTCGCCGCGCTGCTGCTTTCCCTGATCCTGGTGCGTGCGAACGTGACCGTCGCCGGGCAGGTTCCCAAGGCCGGCGCCGGGTTCCTCTCCGGGCTCACCAATGCCCTGGCCGGGGTCGGGGGACCTGCGGTGAGCGCCTACGCGGTGCTCGCCCGCTGGCCCCAACGCCCCTTCGCCGCGACCCTGCAGCCCTTCTTCGTGGTGACCGGAGCGGTCACCGTGGCCATGAAGTTCATCACCACCCCCGACCAGCTGCCGCCGCTGCCCGGATGGGCCTGGATCGCGGTTGCCGTGTTCATCGGTGCCGGGGTGCTCATCGGCGAGCAGGTCCAACGCGTGGTCACCGACCGGCACGCACGATTTTTCGTGCTTTGCTTTGCCTTCTTCGGTGCCGTCACGGCATTGGTCAGCGGATTGCGCGCGCTTTAA
- a CDS encoding aldolase/citrate lyase family protein, translating to MPFLIEPDPSFKDALHHADRALAGIWVCSGSPLVAEICAGAGFDWIFIDAEHSPNGLESILGQLQSVRGYPVIPVVRPPVNDTVMIKQYLDLGVQSLIIPMVNNAVEARAAVSACHYPPMGVRGVGSALARSARWNRVPDYLTRAGETLTLMVQIESAEAVANVKEIVETEGVDGIFIGPSDLAASMGVIGQQDHPDVVAAVERAIAVGRAAGKYVGVNAFAEASAHRYIELGAHYVGVGADVALLARGTEALAAKFLPSAGSQAGAPASY from the coding sequence ATGCCATTTCTCATAGAACCCGACCCGTCCTTCAAGGACGCGCTGCACCACGCCGATCGTGCGCTGGCCGGCATCTGGGTATGTTCCGGTTCCCCGCTGGTCGCCGAGATCTGCGCCGGTGCAGGCTTCGACTGGATCTTCATCGATGCCGAGCACTCGCCCAACGGGCTCGAATCGATCCTGGGCCAGTTGCAATCGGTGCGCGGATACCCGGTCATCCCGGTGGTACGTCCGCCGGTCAACGACACCGTGATGATCAAGCAGTACCTCGATTTGGGCGTGCAGTCGCTAATCATCCCCATGGTCAACAACGCCGTCGAGGCCCGCGCCGCGGTGTCCGCCTGCCACTACCCGCCGATGGGTGTGCGCGGCGTCGGTTCAGCGCTGGCCCGCTCGGCCCGCTGGAACCGCGTCCCTGACTACCTGACCCGCGCCGGGGAAACGCTGACCCTGATGGTGCAGATCGAATCGGCCGAGGCCGTTGCCAACGTCAAGGAGATCGTGGAAACCGAGGGCGTGGACGGTATCTTCATCGGTCCCTCGGACCTGGCCGCCTCGATGGGCGTGATCGGTCAGCAGGACCACCCCGACGTCGTCGCCGCGGTGGAACGGGCCATTGCCGTGGGCCGGGCCGCCGGGAAGTACGTTGGCGTCAATGCCTTCGCGGAAGCCTCGGCCCACCGCTACATCGAGCTCGGGGCCCACTATGTGGGGGTTGGGGCCGACGTGGCGCTGCTGGCCCGCGGCACCGAGGCGCTGGCAGCCAAGTTCCTGCCCAGCGCCGGAAGCCAGGCCGGGGCCCCGGCCAGCTACTGA
- the hpaH gene encoding 2-oxo-hept-4-ene-1,7-dioate hydratase: protein MLNEETITQIADELVQAGHDRVPVKRLTARFPEMTVEDSYKVQNLWRRRSEANGRTLAGRKIGLTSRAMQMATGITEPDYGIIFDDMVLDSGCTFEWDKYTHPRVEMELAFKLNKDIEGPNANIFDVLNATEYVIPALEILDSRIEMEGRTIVDTISDNAAMGAMVIGGNPMKPADIDLRWVSGILYKNQVVEETGVAAGVLNHPAAGVYWLANKIAAHGDKLNAGEIILAGSFTRPMWVDKGDTVFADYGRMGTVTCHFS, encoded by the coding sequence ATGCTCAATGAAGAGACCATCACCCAGATAGCCGACGAGCTCGTGCAGGCGGGTCACGACCGCGTTCCGGTCAAGCGACTGACCGCCCGCTTCCCCGAAATGACCGTCGAGGACTCCTACAAGGTCCAAAACCTCTGGCGGCGGCGCTCCGAGGCCAACGGACGCACCCTGGCAGGCCGCAAGATCGGGTTGACCTCCCGCGCCATGCAGATGGCCACCGGCATCACCGAACCGGACTACGGAATCATCTTCGATGACATGGTCCTGGACTCGGGCTGCACCTTCGAATGGGACAAGTACACCCACCCGCGCGTGGAAATGGAACTGGCCTTCAAGCTCAACAAGGACATCGAAGGCCCCAACGCCAACATCTTCGACGTGCTCAATGCCACCGAGTACGTCATCCCGGCCCTGGAGATCCTTGACTCGCGCATCGAGATGGAGGGGCGCACCATCGTGGACACCATCTCGGACAACGCGGCCATGGGAGCGATGGTCATCGGCGGGAACCCGATGAAGCCGGCCGACATCGACCTGCGCTGGGTTTCGGGGATCCTGTACAAGAACCAGGTCGTCGAGGAAACCGGCGTCGCCGCCGGCGTGCTGAACCACCCGGCGGCCGGGGTCTACTGGCTGGCCAACAAGATCGCCGCCCACGGCGACAAGCTCAACGCCGGGGAGATCATCCTGGCCGGCTCCTTCACCCGCCCGATGTGGGTCGACAAGGGAGACACTGTCTTTGCCGACTACGGACGAATGGGGACCGTGACATGCCATTTCTCATAG
- a CDS encoding copper homeostasis protein CutC: MSIENPAGDLTRLEGGMESESGRLVVQAKLEIAVQDAAGARIALENGADRVELCTALGMGGLTPTLGTIEAVVTVGIGVHVLIRPRGGGYTYTPDEIELMASDITHAAHAGAAGIVIGALAEGDAALDLSVLSTLVAAAHLVNRDIEITVHRCVDVLLENGMPIAELVAQLRTVGAHRILTSGGAPASGAGAEVLHLLRTEAAGNPQIQAGGGVRIEDIPALASLDGIHLSARTQSTRGASGPGGGESAFDVTSPELVAAAAAALALAR, encoded by the coding sequence ATGAGCATCGAAAACCCCGCCGGGGACTTGACCCGTTTGGAGGGCGGCATGGAATCCGAGTCTGGCCGCTTGGTAGTTCAGGCGAAACTTGAAATCGCGGTCCAGGATGCGGCCGGAGCCAGGATCGCCCTGGAGAACGGAGCGGACCGCGTCGAGCTGTGCACCGCATTGGGCATGGGCGGGCTGACACCCACCCTGGGCACCATCGAGGCGGTGGTCACCGTCGGAATCGGCGTGCATGTGCTGATCCGCCCGCGCGGCGGCGGCTACACCTACACCCCGGACGAAATCGAGCTGATGGCCAGCGACATCACCCACGCCGCACACGCCGGGGCCGCCGGGATCGTGATCGGCGCACTGGCCGAGGGCGACGCAGCGCTGGACCTTTCGGTGCTCTCCACGCTGGTTGCCGCCGCCCACCTGGTGAACCGGGACATCGAAATCACCGTCCACCGCTGCGTGGACGTGCTGCTGGAAAACGGCATGCCGATTGCCGAGCTCGTTGCGCAGCTGCGCACCGTGGGCGCACACCGGATCCTGACCTCTGGAGGGGCTCCGGCCTCGGGCGCCGGCGCCGAGGTGCTGCACCTGTTGCGCACCGAGGCGGCGGGCAACCCGCAGATCCAGGCAGGCGGCGGCGTGCGGATCGAGGACATCCCCGCCCTGGCTTCGCTGGACGGCATCCACCTCTCGGCGCGCACCCAAAGCACCCGGGGCGCCTCGGGCCCCGGCGGCGGGGAATCGGCATTCGACGTGACCAGCCCCGAGCTGGTCGCCGCGGCGGCCGCAGCCCTGGCCCTGGCCCGATAG
- a CDS encoding DUF6328 family protein → MNGRNESVEERLDRNWNELMQELRVMQTGAQILAAFLVVLPFQTGFASLGHPERTFYLVLLVFSALLIVLLVTPVAVHRHFFGQRVKVTTVRMGHLISKIVIIGVGVLVAGCVWFVVQVLYGAAAGALVGGLVMLAAVFLLVVLPRIIKPKSSVPALPDDGQL, encoded by the coding sequence ATGAACGGGCGCAATGAAAGTGTAGAGGAGCGTCTGGACCGGAACTGGAACGAGCTCATGCAGGAGCTGCGGGTCATGCAGACCGGAGCCCAGATCCTTGCCGCGTTCCTGGTGGTGCTGCCGTTCCAGACCGGCTTCGCCTCGCTGGGACATCCGGAACGGACCTTCTACCTGGTCCTCTTGGTGTTCTCCGCACTGCTCATCGTCCTGCTGGTCACCCCGGTGGCTGTGCACCGGCACTTCTTCGGCCAGCGCGTCAAGGTCACCACGGTGCGCATGGGCCACCTGATTTCCAAGATCGTGATCATCGGGGTCGGCGTCCTGGTGGCCGGGTGCGTGTGGTTCGTGGTGCAGGTCCTCTACGGCGCGGCGGCCGGGGCGCTGGTGGGAGGGCTGGTGATGCTGGCGGCGGTTTTCCTGCTGGTCGTCCTGCCGCGGATCATCAAGCCCAAGTCCTCGGTCCCGGCACTGCCGGACGACGGGCAGTTGTAA
- a CDS encoding MalY/PatB family protein — MSAHPFDLLTVDQLRQTGSLKWSEYRGSLGAWVAEMDFGTAPGVIAAAQETLANGLIGYAPTRLVHDMQQATAAWLDNRFVWKVDPEQVRPLNSVASALDAAIMHFSPRYRPDAPLVLLTPAYMPFISTASRFGRDSIQVAMVPTPTGWEIDWSALERALAGGALLVLVNPHNPLGKVYTREELLGIAALVEATGSRVFADEVHAPLVFDGATHIPYATVSDAAAAHSITAVAATKAFNLPGLKCAQLVLTNDVDRMVWARVGDVPEHGAANVGLAATTAAYRTGTGWLDSVISYLDESRMLLAGIISEHLPQVRYTPPQGTYLAWLDVSRLVLEPGPAQFFLKEAQVALINGSACGSGGRGFVRLNFATPHPVLGGMIHRMGAAVDGCDNKDATDPEFAQ; from the coding sequence ATGAGCGCCCACCCATTCGACCTGCTGACCGTTGACCAACTGCGCCAGACCGGATCGCTGAAGTGGTCCGAATACCGCGGATCGCTGGGCGCCTGGGTGGCGGAAATGGACTTCGGGACCGCTCCGGGCGTCATCGCGGCGGCCCAGGAAACCCTGGCCAACGGCCTGATCGGCTACGCGCCGACCCGCCTGGTGCACGACATGCAGCAGGCCACCGCGGCTTGGCTGGACAACCGGTTTGTCTGGAAGGTCGACCCCGAGCAGGTGCGGCCGCTGAACTCCGTGGCCTCGGCCCTGGATGCGGCGATCATGCATTTTTCCCCCAGGTACCGCCCGGACGCACCGCTGGTGCTGCTCACCCCGGCCTACATGCCATTCATTTCCACGGCCTCGCGCTTCGGGCGGGATTCGATCCAGGTGGCCATGGTTCCCACGCCAACCGGCTGGGAGATCGACTGGAGCGCCCTGGAGCGCGCCCTGGCCGGCGGCGCACTGCTGGTGCTGGTCAATCCGCACAATCCCCTCGGCAAGGTCTACACGCGCGAGGAACTGCTGGGGATCGCCGCGCTGGTCGAGGCCACCGGTTCGCGGGTGTTTGCCGACGAGGTCCATGCGCCGCTGGTGTTCGACGGCGCCACGCACATTCCCTATGCCACGGTTTCCGATGCGGCTGCGGCGCATTCGATCACGGCGGTCGCCGCCACCAAGGCGTTCAACCTGCCGGGGCTCAAGTGCGCGCAGCTGGTGCTGACCAACGACGTGGACCGCATGGTGTGGGCACGGGTGGGAGATGTCCCCGAGCACGGGGCGGCAAACGTGGGCCTGGCGGCCACCACCGCCGCCTACCGCACGGGCACCGGTTGGCTCGATTCGGTGATCAGCTACCTGGACGAATCGAGGATGCTGCTGGCCGGGATCATCTCCGAGCACCTGCCGCAGGTTCGCTACACTCCCCCGCAGGGCACCTACCTGGCCTGGCTGGACGTTTCCCGGCTGGTGCTCGAGCCCGGGCCTGCCCAGTTCTTCCTCAAGGAGGCGCAGGTCGCGCTGATCAACGGAAGCGCCTGCGGCAGCGGCGGGCGCGGATTCGTCCGGTTGAACTTCGCCACCCCGCACCCGGTCCTGGGCGGGATGATCCACCGCATGGGGGCCGCGGTCGACGGCTGCGACAACAAGGACGCAACCGACCCGGAGTTCGCCCAGTGA
- a CDS encoding CE1759 family FMN reductase, whose translation MSQNIVVISGGLGTPSTSGLLGRQLGESAVRELAAKGIQADLTVLELRDYANDITNNLLTGYAPPRLAEAIEAVSGAAGLIAVSPVFTASVSGLFKSFIDVLDPAALDDKPMILAATGGSSRHNLVVDYAMRPIFAYLRARIMPTSIFASPEDWGADQGHGALAERERRAGVELAQAIAGPGGSAARTQDLGDTRSIAPRVSETANPRDNMTSLPFEQLLANIQAG comes from the coding sequence GTGAGCCAAAACATCGTAGTCATCTCCGGCGGCCTGGGCACGCCATCGACCTCCGGCCTGCTGGGCCGGCAGCTGGGCGAATCCGCCGTGCGGGAACTGGCTGCCAAGGGCATCCAGGCCGATTTGACGGTCCTGGAGCTGCGTGACTACGCCAATGACATCACCAACAACCTGCTCACCGGGTACGCACCTCCGCGCCTGGCCGAGGCCATCGAAGCGGTCTCCGGCGCCGCGGGGCTGATCGCTGTCTCCCCGGTCTTCACCGCCTCGGTCTCCGGGCTCTTCAAGTCCTTCATCGACGTCCTGGATCCCGCCGCGCTCGATGACAAGCCGATGATCCTGGCCGCCACCGGCGGAAGCTCACGGCACAACCTGGTCGTCGACTACGCGATGCGCCCGATCTTCGCCTACCTGCGCGCCCGGATCATGCCCACCTCCATCTTTGCCTCGCCCGAGGACTGGGGAGCGGACCAGGGGCACGGGGCACTTGCCGAACGCGAGCGCCGGGCCGGTGTCGAGCTGGCCCAAGCCATTGCAGGGCCCGGCGGATCGGCCGCCCGGACCCAGGACCTGGGCGACACCCGCTCGATCGCGCCGCGCGTGAGCGAGACCGCGAACCCGCGGGACAACATGACCTCGCTGCCGTTCGAGCAGCTGCTGGCAAACATCCAGGCCGGCTAG
- a CDS encoding Pr6Pr family membrane protein: MRRVLAYLLRIGGSIAITAAVVVQLQRSITNEGSGQGEVGFVIQNFFSFFTIESNVLAAIVLFVGIFTLSGRPEPRGWSMFRAAVTAYMATTGVVYNLLLRGIELPQGATVPWSNEILHVVGPAVMVLDWLIAPGRRRLHAKALWGIVAFPLLWAGYTLARGVMVLDPRTDKPWYPYPFLDPNTSPNGYYSVGFYVVLIAMVIGVVGSGVLWVSRVRRRAA, translated from the coding sequence ATGAGACGCGTCTTGGCCTACCTGCTGCGCATTGGCGGAAGCATCGCCATCACCGCCGCCGTGGTTGTGCAATTGCAACGAAGCATCACCAATGAGGGGTCGGGCCAGGGTGAAGTCGGCTTTGTCATCCAGAACTTCTTCTCGTTCTTCACCATCGAATCCAATGTCCTGGCGGCGATCGTCCTGTTCGTGGGCATCTTCACCTTGTCCGGCCGCCCCGAGCCACGCGGCTGGAGCATGTTCCGGGCGGCGGTGACCGCCTACATGGCCACCACCGGAGTGGTCTACAACCTGCTGTTGCGCGGCATCGAGCTTCCCCAGGGCGCCACCGTTCCCTGGTCCAATGAAATCCTCCACGTTGTGGGGCCCGCCGTCATGGTGCTCGATTGGCTCATCGCCCCCGGGCGCCGGCGGCTGCACGCCAAGGCGCTCTGGGGGATCGTCGCCTTCCCCCTCCTGTGGGCGGGATACACCCTGGCGCGCGGCGTAATGGTTCTTGACCCGCGCACCGACAAGCCGTGGTATCCCTATCCGTTCCTGGACCCGAACACGAGTCCCAACGGGTACTACTCAGTCGGATTCTATGTGGTGCTGATCGCCATGGTCATCGGAGTTGTCGGCTCGGGGGTTTTGTGGGTCAGTCGGGTCAGGCGCCGCGCCGCGTAG